ATTTAGAGACTTTGGAAAAGTTTCTGGTACGTAAAGAAAATTTACCGATATAGTTGTGTCCTGATAATTTATTGCTACAGaaaatctttactaaatttatatctgtaacattttttacacaGGTTTGGACTTTGCATGGTCGAAAAATGGTTACGTTTACCACACTAGATTCGATAATGTTGATCAGATACCGTTGGGAGCTCTGCAAAGAACCGGCGATAATATTCTCGCATTGACCCAGGGAATAATATTCGGAGACTATTTATCGGATGCGGCAGAGACACAGGGTAGTCTCGTATTTTTCGACTTCTTGGGCGCATTCGTTATCAGATGGCCACAGTACATTGCCAGTACAGTTAATATCGCCAGTATAATTATAGCTGGATACTCTATCTATTTGAATATGCAGAGTGCACGTAGAagtaagaatatataattattatttagatcCGGCTGCGCCAGTAGACATCAAAAAAATCGGTTCTCGTTTTCTCAAACAAATCTGAGTAATACAATCGAATTCTGCGTTATCGGATACAGATATTAAGAACTGGATGTACATGAGACATGTGCTGATGTGCGTTGGGGTGATCATGATTTCGTGGTTGGCGTCTATGTTTTCTTGTACTTTTATCGCCCTGTTCCTCACCAAGCTGGGAAAAGTGATGAGTTGGTATGCAAGACCGGCGTGGCTGTTTTTCTTGTACGTTTGTCCAACTATTTTTATATCGATGATCGTGTTCTTGCAAATGGCATCGAGGCAAAAAAAggcaagtaataaaaatattgcctTGCAGCAATCCCAATCTTTAAATACTTTCGTTTTCgggttaaattaaaaaaaaaattaattaacggaTTTGCTTGAAAGCTTATTGCAGCGTACACAAGTAATAGTAATTTATGATTGTAGGAAGTTGGTTCTGCATGGATTTTATATCACATGTACTGCGATGCGTATTCTCTAATGTGGATGTGCATTCTCTTCGTATGCGTACTACTTAGAATACGATCAGGCTTCATACCGCTCCATTGGGTCTTATTTCCGGCAGTTGGAAATATCGCGCGACACAGTTTCTTTAACAAATGGAGAGGTGAGAATACTCGTGACattgttcttaatatttttttatatgttaacaCTGGTAACCTTCCGTGTCGACtacttttgaaaatattctaatatgcgactgaatgtaattttatgaattttgtagACTGGAAGTGGCTTTGTTATCAATTGGGGTCGTTGAGTTTGTCTTACATACAGTCATTTTATTTATCGCTCGGTGCTCTCTATCTCTTCATCCCTATAATGGGACGATCCGGTGGCAGTATTAATTCCGAAGTTGTAATAGCTAACATGCTGTCGATCTTATTCTGCCAACTGTTGTGCTTCACggtaaaatattaatagcttCACGATTTCATTCGCACgatgtgtaattttatacacttttaatTTACAATCTTCTTTCAATGtctgttacaaaaatataactcACAATATTTTCAGTTGCCAATAGTGCTCCTAATAAAGAATGCAGAACGAATTATAAGTGTACTTATTGGAATTTTCTTAATCGCTATTGCTGTGTTAATTCTAACACCACTTGGATTCCCTTACAGTGGTGATCCATTGTCGCCCGCTCCACAACGATTTATGATCGCGGTAACATACTTGTCTTTCCTGAAAATTTTTGCTTGATAGACGATAATACAAGTTTCATGCATTGTTAAATTGTATCTTTGATTTACAGCATAGTCAACGCCAGTATTACAGTGCAGATGGTAATGAAAGGTATTCCGGTACGGGATACTGGTTAGTGGATTTAGATATGAATAGTCCTCAGAGCATAGAATCAATAGTACCTGAAGTAGACGCCGCGACGCCGACAGTCAAGGACTGCGAGAATGAATTATACTGCGGTTTTCCATATTTAATGCCGGTCACAACTTTCTTGTGGTACATATCATAATCCGTGGCACGTTATTCGAATATGAACACAGGGATTGAAAAGATACTTTTTCCAGGAAAACTACCTGGATACCCGGACCCGCTCCGCTCATAAGCATTCCTACaaatcttgaaataatttcGAAGACTGCGAAACAGAACATCGTTAATTTCACTTTTAACGTTACAGGTGAGACATTAACAAGTTTAACTAATTGTACTATATTCGCAGAATAAAAATCCAGGTATTACCTTCGGAATTGTTTATAGGTCCCGACCATATAGGTATAATGTTATCTCCGTACAAAGGTGTTCATCTAGAAAAATGGTCTATACTCCCTGAAAAACCATTGAAAGGTCCAATGTGGAATGATAGGGAGACTTACTTTGTTTATTACGCGTGTGCCTCAGACTGCGTGCCATATACATTTTCTATCGAACTGAATGTAAGCTTGCGAGACAAAGACGTGCTTCTACCATGTTAAATACATACCTTACTCTCATGGAGAATTATGAATTTTTGTGTCCAGGTGTCTGCGGTGCCGAAAGGACCATGTTTATCCATCGCATTAGCCGGACACTTTTTACACGGCGAACACCAAAGATCTCTGAGATTTAAGAAGTTTCTGACACAGTTCCCGTCGTGGACTGTCATCGCTCCTTGGACGGCATCGTACAAGTCGTGGGAGTTGTAACAAGAACAGAGTAGGACAATTGAAACGGTAAACGTAATTAGAATATAAGCAATATTGTCCTAAGGCGGAGATCATCTCCCGCAAATTAAACGAAGCAGCCTAATAAAACGGCACTATGCTTTTGGCATACGAAACCTAATACCATGGCGATGTAATATCGCTTCAATACTTAGACTTAGCCTTCGACACTTCCTAAAATATTACAACTTGAGAGATATCGAGAAATGCGATAGAGAATGGAACGCGGAGAAAGACgtttatatatgaattttttacttGCATATTATCGTTAATAGAGACGATGTCGAAACTAGACTAAGATGTTGATTCAGATTTAAATCATATAAAGAGATATCTTATCTAAAAATCATAGagataatatatgaaatatatttgccTGAACGCTTTCAAAAAAGTGATAACTACGATTATTTTTTCGTAGAAGCGTACGATAATATTGCATATCATAAGCTTTAGACTGATTCCATGCATTATCTttcgattttataattttcacgaAGAACAAATATCGATAAGAGAGAATGTTTCGTCATACAAAGTCTAAAACTTAAGTTAAACTTATGATATATAGAAACTGTGATTGCATGACGTACGTTCTCTTCAAATTAGTACGCTTCAAATTTACTGATCGAAATATCAGTACTAGTTCAAATTGTCATCTCAAGCGAGATGGCTACTAGATCAATAATCGCATGATTAGTGCACACATACAAATACATATTAGTATATATTGAACACATTTTACAAAAGTTATGCAAATGCAGTTTAAAACATTTGTGGACTATTCTATGCTTTAATACCTTAAAGCTTGCATAAATGCAAGAGACCATGATTTAATAGCCTGTTATTCGGTACAAAGTGCAGATTCGATGCTGTCATCTATGAACACGCTCGCTACACGACAGTATAAACAGACAGTATAATTAGACAGTATAAATGATAGCATGCACGCGAATAGTAATACTTTACATTTACATCGCGACATATTAGATATCGTGACGAACAAAAATCGCTCGAGGTACAAGATAATCAAATACgcgttttaaagaaaatttatatttcgaatAGTATAATAGAAAAGAACGAATTTCAAATATGCACAAagacacgcacacacacaggaTATTTTAATACGTTGCATTCTATTTTTAAGtttgaacattttattacaCCTTGCATGCAATGAATGAATTTGAGTAGTCCCAATAAATATCAGTAGGAGAATTCGCTATgtgctctctaaatctgaatcaatgAAACCTTACTGCAAATCTTAGTGATGTGTAGtgttatacttataactgtgataATCGGTGATTATTCACTGTTTCTCAGTGATTCCAATTAAGAAGAGGGTATTCTCACTGATCGAAATCAGTTTATTGTCACTGAAAAACAGTATATATCACCGATTGCTATAGTTACAAGTACTCCACTGAAATCAGATTATTCATTGTCTCTCAGACTAATACACTGATTCGATTTAAAGAGCGTTTTATTCGTCGTCACAATCTATAAACCATTCCtcttttttctagttttaagaaaaaaaaatcattttaatagcATATTAAAGAAATTGACTATTGTAGATATTCCtgatacaaattaatgatttttaatggCTCACATTCAAGTGccatttcttttttactatCTCTTTATTGTAGCAAAAAAAATCAAACCTTTTAAATCCTCTACTTCTTCACTTTTCTCTCTGCAGCTTCCTTCTttctaatttcaataaaaaattttttctttcacccacgtcaaaaatatttttgataagtACATATCCGTTgatgtatgaaatatttctatttcgCGATAACGCACCAACCGATATTTTGCATGAAGGCATCTATCACGCATGACACTTGAGAGTAACGTGTTATTCCGATTCTTCTAACATGATCTTAAGGTAGTTCCTCTTTACCAACTCTTTTACAAATCGCAATTGATATCAACTTTTTCCAACGAACAACCGAGCACCTTCGTTATTAAGTGAACGTAAAAAGTTATCTTGAACAAAAATTGATTAACAGAACGTATAACGTCTAttcaaaaaaaatagaaaatatcgcTTACGTAATGGAGTTTTTTTCTACGAGTATCCATAGACATATCGCTAATAACTTAATAAACGCCTATGTCGCAAGTTACTTCGCGTAACTTACCGAATTGTTCACTTTACaatgcttgaaaaaaaaatagtgtatGAATATAATGCGAGATCGAAATCTTTTACGGGTAGAAAGTTATAAgagtattagtaataaatagtACAACGTGAtccgttataaaaattaatagttttatatataatatagtagtGCAAAGAAAGGCAGTGGTcgaatatacaattttaacgaaaattaaacatttttctattataaagcGTATTGGAAAAGTTTACGAAAGCTTAAGATATTTTTGTATGCAGTTCAAGTTGTTTTTCTTATTATgtttttacgtttaatttatataattattatctaattaattGTTCATATTAGACTGGCTGTTTTATCTAATTATTCGTTAATTTGCTTGCAGCACAAGTGTTTTAACGTTAGCCAATAATAACGTTAATCCCCATTGCACAAATTTACGATCGCGATTCTACTTAATGCACAAAGTTATAAATGATTACTTGATCATTTTTAGCATCTCCGTCATTTATTACAGTCTGAAAATAACCGAATTACGACTCGCTTTGTTTTGTTCtccttttttaatgttttcacattatttctttataaaaatacttttatatgttgTCCGTGGATTTCTTAGACGTATCGTGCTGCGGTAATTGCTATTGTGACGTTACCGTAACGCGAAAGAGACATAGTGCGCTTGTTAACAGGgtctttattttattgttaggAGTAAAACGAAGTTTCTTGCCTCGCTCTTCGAAACGGCGAACAGCGAGGATTTTAGATTGTACAATCGCGTTTCCGATGTGAAAAGGCGTTTTCTCTTTGCGTCCGTATCCTGAGTCATACAGACATCTGTACTTCGGTAACTTCGTTTTACGCTGAGTACCGGCCAAAGGAAAAAGTATCCATCCATTGCGTGACAAGTGTACAATTGTAGCTGCCTAACAATTCGTTTCCGTTATACTGCGTGCAGGGCAGTACACTTTGGTGATAAAATGTACCATGAATGACCCGCGTATCGCGGGATTTAATTCGCGGAATTTAACGTTCGATAAGAGGTGGTGCATATATTGATAgtgtaatatatattgtttttttttccttccctgccaatttatttatacacagGCGTATGTTCCTGCTTGCgttgtattaaattaacgatATACGTTTATATTGCGATATTGTTACTTGGCAGTTGTTGTTACATGATTAAGAGActatatgaaaaaagaaataaaaaattaacattacgcGCCGTTTTCTTCATCATTCTTTCcttaatttgatttttagatttttttctagCAACGCCAATAGATCCAATTAATCCATGGAGGTCCAGATCGGCAAGATtagctaaaaaataacaattactaTTATTCCATTTATCACTGCCTTTTTACACAGCAATAAAAAGATATCagtgtatttttaaattcctcaagaaatcattgttattttttggtTAATCTTGCTGGTATACATAATCATGGGGCTTAATGAGTTAAGaggtattaaatattaataaattaatgcattAATTGTACGAGCTAAAACCGTTGATACCGACGTATCGATATTTGTTTTTCCTTCTctctattttattacacaaaccGAGTGTTATCGATGTTCGTTGCTATTACGCGACTTTTTGCGTTTAATCAATACGGAATTGTCTTCGTTATCCAACGAATCTTTTGTTCACCGAATCAATTTCCTGTTTCCTGATACAGTACACCTTTTCCACgtttgttacattatttaagtTTCACTTGCGTAACACGTGGATCACATAGAGGCAATCGCAACGATTGTACAGGAGGCGACATGTAAGTCATTTTTCTAGTCATCCGAAAGAAAGAAGATACTGAGTATGGCTTAACAACTGACATTAATTAATACGTATGCGATGTCAATGATTAATGTTACGttattaatattagattaataaagtacgttattatttaacgtgattaaacattatttaaatgcatGTAACATTATGTATACCTATTAAACGCGCGTacctaattataattaatttacatatatattgtatttaattataagtattaatatacattCGACGTACCTCATCGAAGAATTGTGAGAGACTAATTTACTCGCCGGGAATCTGTGCGCGAGGTTTTTCGACAATCGCCAGATAGAGGAGGCCCGGAGATAGAGGAGACGAAAGCCCGGTTCTCTCGCGCGTTTCGTAAGAAATGTGTCAATATTGACGCACCGGCATCCTGTAAGGCGAGAACGATTTCCTAGTTAAAACGATCCGCGGCCGCCGTGCCGTCGCACTGATCTCCGCGTCGTGCTCGGAATACGATTGTGATTGCGCGCTGCGATTGTGACGGCTCGTGCGTGCCAGGCGCGAGACGTGAGTTCTCCCGAAAACGATGGAGCGTTAGAGAAACATCATTACAAGAACATTATTCGCAAAGGAGCAAGAACGACAAATTAACTCGGGGGACTGTTGAGCGACTATCatgtgcttaaaaaaaaaaactccgaGTCTGCAATCCCTTCGggtaagtaaaataaataatcgttcTATGTGAGAGCcgcctttctctctttctctttcaaaataatcagaATGTATTTGTACTCAGACTCGGAACGCATTTGTAGCCCTAAATGCTTCCACTTGGAACCATTATCGTCGCCGCTGTTCTCTCGGACCGccatgcttaaaaaaaaaatccgatagaattacataagaaaaaatatataattctttcgtgTTTTTGGTTGGTAAACATCAGATTTGTTAtctatttttatgatatttaaagtataatttagtaattatcTTCAATGTCCATTCGACCGAGTTTTGTCGAAATTGATATTATTCTATCATGTtttcactttaattaaattaccaAAACAATGAAACTAAAcaagttaactataaaaatgttaaacttgactaaaatttaatttattatttactggtGCATACGTTAATACGGACACTTTGAAACAGAGCAATTTTATCACAGAAGTGAGTTGATTAGATAAGTTTgttattgtttctttaactatacatattttgtgttaaaataattttgatacacagaagttaaaaataatgttatttaactcaaggaattgggttattaaaatttgattctttaatatttaaatagtgtAAATAGATATAGTTTTTCTAGAGAAACCAAAAAGGTGTGAGTCCGATTGAAGCGATAATTTGTcacaaaattgaataaaatttcaataaagttGAAATCcgtttctattattttctatcaattttttacatagCGCGGCCGTTCTCGATTGACTTTCAGCACATTTCTCGTATCGGACATAAGTCAGAACTCGGGGAGTGTCGGGCGGATTTACAAACATGTCGACAGTGTGTTATTGCAGTATCACGAGACACGTTTGATTTCCCCACGTAAATGCCCGATCGCGATAAGACGTGCGTGGGGCCTCGGGCGTGGTATCGTCACGAtaaagaagttttttttttttcaataccgAGGCAACGCGAGCCTCTCGCGCGAgttaaaaggagaaaaaaagcCACCGAAGAAACGTTCCCGATAGCGACACTGAGGCCGGACGTAAAAAGAATTTCGCCTTGAGACACGCGAACGAGCTCTTTTTCCATCTTCCGcgacagtttttcttaattgtaACACCTTGATTTTCCACGCGATCGCAGAATAGGCTCGAATAGTCGTCGAGAATTGCCCGACGAGAGAGGCGATTCCCGATCTCTAATAGCTAGAGACGGTCCCCGCGGAGAGGCGGCAAGCTGTCGCGAAGACTGTTTTGAATGTTTCGAcgaaaaacgataaaaatgttatataagcGTTACTCGCGCCTGGTGCGTCTTGCCTCGCAAGACCAATCGGGTCGGCTTATCACGGCCGTGCGTACGCGAATTAAGCGCGAGGTGTCAATTGTACCGCGTTGCGACCGATGCACTCGGGGTGTGGTGCCCAAGGCGCGGCTGACCCGGGCTGCTAATTCGAAATCGAGTGATTTAAATTTCCCGataatcatttttgttgatCTATACCAGTTTGGTAGCGTCGCAGCTGCGCTTCTGAACCTCCATAAGGTGACTCGCGTAAATCGCGAAGTGACTTCGCGAATCTTTCGCTTTTCTGAACTGCTGTGCTGTGTCTTGATGGCGTTCTTTCCTCGGACCTTAATTCAACCTTTTGCATTCGTCGTAACAGAGTAAGACTTTTAGATTCTATTCTAATACTAGGATAGCTCCGGTATTCATGCCGCGGTAACTAGAAAAAATAGGAGTGAAGGTAAATTGCAATCTttgtgttatattaatattagtaattacaattttttactgttAACATTACATCATTGTGAGCTGCATCAGTTTGCCAATCTTAATGTTGCGAGTAACACAGCAATGTATTACAAATTCTTACAGTGTATTACTTACTCTCTCCTTCCTTCCGTAAGGAATGTAAAAAGGTTTAGACTTTGATATATGAGTGTAACATACATACAAGAGAGAGAGGATGGAGTATACGAAAATACAAGCGtttagctcttgtattctttgttcGGTTCCATTGTGCTTCACTCATCACTCATGAGCGATCATATATTCCACCTCCTATTGAGATACAGCTAAAATGCAAAtgtttttccaagttttttttttaatataagaaaataaatattttattacaaaatttttgttataacagtggacattataaaattttcattggtttatttcttttaaacgtAGTAAGAGCTGCTTggtaaattttaagttttcgATAAGTGCGGCATGAATCCCGGAATCATAGATCTCTCAAAGGAAACACAGAGACGTGATTAGACGCTGATGAGCCGATCGAGCCGGCCTGGAAGTTTTTCCATCAGCGTTTCGCTAATTAGAGACACCGCGCAATTATGAGCGTCCTGTAAAACGACTTGTTGACCGCAGGTGCGCCGTGTTATCACTTGAGTCTCAACTGGAGTTAATTACCGCCCTCCCCTTAATTATTAGCGCGCTAATAACGGACGGGTAAAGGACGTACCTTTCCGCCCGAGCGAGGATCGACGTCGAGATCTCGGGAGAAAAATCTTTCACGTCTCGTTTCGACGTTCTCGTTCCCGATCATTATCGAGATCTCCCTCCGTCATCCTACGTTTCCTCGTTCGAGTCGAACCTTCGCTTCTCGACGAGATACGTCCGTCGCGCCCTACAAAACTGTAGCCGCTTGTTCTGCAATTAACACGCGCGACTCGGTTGCCTCGGTTATAGTAAACGCGTTCCACAGAGTCCACCTCATTTGCACGGCCTACTTCTACCCGAGATCTCTGCCCTGCGCCATTCCTCCTCGCTGTCATCAATGTTGCGCATTGTTCCGCTGTGGGAAATGACGATTCTGGAAATAACAGTGAATCCACCTTTTTTCGCTATTAATATCGATTATAACACCGATAGTAGCGTTCCAGGATAGATATTTTTTACGTCCATTTCCACCAtgatgtagattaattttaatctcagtttaactcactcttgatcctttttttttatttcttaaaactagatagagataaaaagtaaattgagatcaaagttaatctgcatacATCGATTATGCGGAAACGAATATCAGAACTATGTGCCTTTAGGACGTCTTACGTCCCTATTTTGAATCTGATGTTAATTGCCTGGGTACGGTGACTCTGGGTCTGGGCATTGCTCGCGCCGCCGTTTACAATGGAAACAACCTGTTCCGATTATTTCCGCTTAATCTTTATCGTTTCCCGCGGCGCGGGCGCGCCGTGTCTACGAGAGCGATAAAGATTTAACGACGCGAGTAGTGCGCGCGCGAAATGATCGCGCGAAACGCCTTCCGCAGCCTAAAAATACGCCGGAAGGGAGCCGTGCGCCGTCCTTTCCCCGTTCATCTCGCCCCCGCGGGGGGTTCGCCGGAAATCTCGTGAAAATCTATCGACgaatttttactaattaaaaattcgtCGGCACTCCCGGCCGACACGCAGCCCGGACGGAGTACCCGGCATGTATTTATATCCGCGCGCGCCCGTGGCCGCTGCGATTGGCAGCCGAATATTCCGTGTACCGGATGGAGAGAAGGTGGAGAACGCGCGCGTAAGGCGCGTTCCATCGCGACGCGCGGGGCCGTGTGCGTGTCCGCGCGTACGTGTTCCGCGTACGAATTAATTGTTCCTCCTGTGGCGCgttttttcccttcttttctTCGCCTCGTCTCCTCGCCCCGGTGCCGATGAATACAACAGcgaacgacgacaacgacggcgaGGACGGTGGTGGTGATGGGTTGGCGATGGTGGTGGCGGCAACGATGGCAGCCGTTGTCATTGTTGCCGGCGATGACTTTCTCCGCGACGGAACACCGCGACGTGCTCCTCGGCGTGCCTGCTAATCGTCTGCCGAACGACGAAGTCACCTCGATCCACGGTCGAAGAGCTTGTTTCCGAAGTACATTTGTAGTTTTCTCCTTTTTGAATTTTGTGTCGCGAGGCGTTCCTCCTCGAAGCTAGATCTCTCGAGGCAGTTCACGTTCCGCTGACGTAAGTCCCGCGAGGTGAGTCTTCTAGTTTCTCGTTACCTGGATTGCGAAAAGAGGAAGCGATATTAAGGAAAAGTAGATTCAACTAAGGTAAAAAAAGACTCGCAGGAAATTTGTGACGATTCGGAAAGAATTTATATGAAGCTACTCGACGCAGAGAGAAGGATGTTGAGTTTTggccatttttttcaatttatatacatatttcgaATCTTCTTTACGTTAGCCGGTTCCGAAATGTACAATTTGTACATCTCAAAACTTCTTTGGTATCAACTGAAAAATAGCGAAAACTTAACATCCCCTTTTATCATTTTCAGTCTTGATCAATCTCGATATCATTAGATTTCTTCTTGCGACAGCATATTTATCCCAATTGACGAAAATAGATTTACAtcgacaatttaatttatatatttcaaatccACAAAATTCGCTTCAGTGTAGAATTTTTACGCGCGAATGATCGATTGCGATGGCCGATCGCGCAATTATTGCCGTTTTGAAATAATCTTCGCTGACCGGAAGACAGAATATGAGCGCACCTCCACCCAGACCCGCGATGTCTCGTCACGCGTCGATAAAACGTGTCTCTCTTAAGCGCGATTAAAGCTGCGTGTGTATGCTTCGTGCGGCtgtagcgcgcgcgcgccaaaCCTAAACCTTCTGCAACGCAGGACGCCAAGTTTATACAGCTGTTCGATAACATCGAGTACCTTTGCTACCTGAGACGTTTGGCCGAACGTATATCTGCCGCTGGAAGGCGTTATGAAGCTTTTTATTTCCCATGAAAACGTTTTTCTCGCGTCGTCTCGCTGTCAGGAAGTCGTACGAAAAACTCTCATCGCGGAGTAACTCGAGCCGCGGTCAAAtcttagaaaatataataattttcttctcccccccccctctcttttcATTTCCTTTGGGTACACTTACGGGGATCGCGACCAAGTTGTTTTCCATTCTGCAATACCCAAAGGATCAACGCAAATGGAAATTTCGGATATTCCAAGTTGTCGTTACGTCAAAAGCGGTTCCGCGAGAGATACGTTGTACATTCGCGCGATGTAAATTCGTCGCATTCCTAATCGCGATGCGCAGGGAATAATCAATGCGCAATGACTCGATAGCGCCGCCGATGTCAGAGACGAGGAATTTTCCTCTCTATTGCCGTTCAAAGGACCGAAAGGAACTACCCGAGGTAGAGAGGCTTACTTCTCGCCTTCGCTAGGATAAgtgaaagaaattaacaaaatttacaatactTTTTGATTTCTATCAGTATCGACATTGTTCTCATCCGGTCAATTTTGCGCTATATTCGTGGAAAATCGAAACTTCTTTCGGCAAATACTCTCTAAATCGAAATCAGCAAAATCTCATGTGCTGTACTTATATTCGAGTctacgaataaattaaaatgaattaaaacgaattaaaatgaattaaagtgAATCACAATTTTTCagttcatttaaaaatttgcgaATTTTTATGACTCGATGCGAGCTGaatttgataaagaaaatgGAGTCTACGCGCCGGCCAGCTCGTCGCGACCGAGTAATCGTACGGCTTTCGCGTGCCCGAACCGTCGAAATCCGAAACCATACCGGTTTCAATATCCCCGTTCTCGTGATGCCACCATGATGGAATGATAATGACGGACGGCCTAGGCGAAGATGCGCGGCAAAATAAGTTGCGAACGCGAACGCTCGCTTAT
The Solenopsis invicta isolate M01_SB chromosome 16, UNIL_Sinv_3.0, whole genome shotgun sequence genome window above contains:
- the LOC105203057 gene encoding endoplasmic reticulum metallopeptidase 1 isoform X2, which gives rise to MKDGVRLRQHTTKRTSAELPYDNKISSRKQDVLPNDTQHLLFVFTYFLFVSFIIIVLERNLPNPVTIDTEGLHPGRFVAERARNHIVNLTSIGPRIAGSYENEVLTVNFLTTTINNVMKTAHENHKILFNITKHSGAFPLKFLDGMTNVYRNVQNVIVKVGPHRPTMHSLLLNCHFDSFLESPGGSDDGAGCAVMLEILRLITQSPKILKHSVIFLFNGAEENLLQASHGFITQHPWGKDIRTFINLEACGAGGRELLFQAGPHNPWILEIYAKSVPYPYASSLAQEIFESGIVPGDTDFRIFRDFGKVSGLDFAWSKNGYVYHTRFDNVDQIPLGALQRTGDNILALTQGIIFGDYLSDAAETQGSLVFFDFLGAFVIRWPQYIASTVNIASIIIAGYSIYLNMQSARRNIKNWMYMRHVLMCVGVIMISWLASMFSCTFIALFLTKLGKVMSWYARPAWLFFLYVCPTIFISMIVFLQMASRQKKEVGSAWILYHMYCDAYSLMWMCILFVCVLLRIRSGFIPLHWVLFPAVGNIARHSFFNKWRDWKWLCYQLGSLSLSYIQSFYLSLGALYLFIPIMGRSGGSINSEVVIANMLSILFCQLLCFTLPIVLLIKNAERIISVLIGIFLIAIAVLILTPLGFPYSGDPLSPAPQRFMIAHSQRQYYSADGNERYSGTGYWLVDLDMNSPQSIESIVPEVDAATPTVKDCENELYCGFPYLMPVTTFLWKTTWIPGPAPLISIPTNLEIISKTAKQNIVNFTFNVTGPDHIGIMLSPYKGVHLEKWSILPEKPLKGPMWNDRETYFVYYACASDCVPYTFSIELNVSAVPKGPCLSIALAGHFLHGEHQRSLRFKKFLTQFPSWTVIAPWTASYKSWEL
- the LOC105203057 gene encoding endoplasmic reticulum metallopeptidase 1 isoform X1, coding for MFQKDGVRLRQHTTKRTSAELPYDNKISSRKQDVLPNDTQHLLFVFTYFLFVSFIIIVLERNLPNPVTIDTEGLHPGRFVAERARNHIVNLTSIGPRIAGSYENEVLTVNFLTTTINNVMKTAHENHKILFNITKHSGAFPLKFLDGMTNVYRNVQNVIVKVGPHRPTMHSLLLNCHFDSFLESPGGSDDGAGCAVMLEILRLITQSPKILKHSVIFLFNGAEENLLQASHGFITQHPWGKDIRTFINLEACGAGGRELLFQAGPHNPWILEIYAKSVPYPYASSLAQEIFESGIVPGDTDFRIFRDFGKVSGLDFAWSKNGYVYHTRFDNVDQIPLGALQRTGDNILALTQGIIFGDYLSDAAETQGSLVFFDFLGAFVIRWPQYIASTVNIASIIIAGYSIYLNMQSARRNIKNWMYMRHVLMCVGVIMISWLASMFSCTFIALFLTKLGKVMSWYARPAWLFFLYVCPTIFISMIVFLQMASRQKKEVGSAWILYHMYCDAYSLMWMCILFVCVLLRIRSGFIPLHWVLFPAVGNIARHSFFNKWRDWKWLCYQLGSLSLSYIQSFYLSLGALYLFIPIMGRSGGSINSEVVIANMLSILFCQLLCFTLPIVLLIKNAERIISVLIGIFLIAIAVLILTPLGFPYSGDPLSPAPQRFMIAHSQRQYYSADGNERYSGTGYWLVDLDMNSPQSIESIVPEVDAATPTVKDCENELYCGFPYLMPVTTFLWKTTWIPGPAPLISIPTNLEIISKTAKQNIVNFTFNVTGPDHIGIMLSPYKGVHLEKWSILPEKPLKGPMWNDRETYFVYYACASDCVPYTFSIELNVSAVPKGPCLSIALAGHFLHGEHQRSLRFKKFLTQFPSWTVIAPWTASYKSWEL